From one Mytilus edulis chromosome 1, xbMytEdul2.2, whole genome shotgun sequence genomic stretch:
- the LOC139484822 gene encoding microtubule-associated protein RP/EB family member 1-like, giving the protein MAVNVYSTNQTSDNLSRHDILAWLNDSIQTNYSKIEELCTGAAYCQFMDILFPGTVQLKKVKFNTKLEHEYIQNFKLLQNAFKKSQTDKVIPVDRLVKGRFQDNFEFVQWFKRFFDANYQGNEYDAVAARDGQQVGATTKPTNRVSPAVKKPPPQRQPVRVASNTKSPSQLKPTTQRTVNNNSVGGAGDSGKVEELKQQLNEMRLTIEGLEKERDFYFGKLRDIEITCQEYEQENLPALKSVCDILYQTEDGFAPPEDEVLVDNGEEEEY; this is encoded by the exons ATGGCAGTGAATGTATACAGTACAAATCAGACTTCAGATAATCTCAGTAGACATGATATTTTAGCTTGGTTAAATGATAGTATACAGACAAATTACAGTAAAATAGAAGAATTATGTACAG gTGCTGCATATTGCCAGTTCATGGATATATTATTTCCAG GTACTGTTcaattgaaaaaagttaaattcAACACCAAATTAGAACATGAGTACATACAGAATTTCAAATTGCTACAAAATGCTTTCAAGAAGTCACAAACAGACAAG GTAATACCAGTTGACAGATTAGTAAAAGGGCGATTTCAAGATAATTTTGAATTTGTACAATGGTTTAAACGTTTTTTTGATGCCAACTATCAAGGAAATGAGTATGATGCTGTAGCAGCTCGTGATGGACAGCAAGTAGGAGCAACAACCAAACCAACAAATAGAGTGTCACCGGCAGTCAAGAAACCACCACCTCAAAGACAGCCAG ttcGTGTAGCATCTAACACAAAAAGTCCATCACAGCTTAAACCAACAACACAAAGAACTGTAAACAATAATTCAGTTGGAGGTGCTGGAGATAGTGGAAAAGTAGAAGAATTAAAACAACAG ttGAACGAAATGAGATTAACAATAGAAGGATTGGAGAAAGAAAGAGACTTTTACTTTGGAAAGTTACGTGATATTGAAATTACTTGCCAAGAATACGAACAAGAAAATTTGCCTGCTCTGAAAAGTGTCTGTGACATTCTTTATCAAACTGAA gATGGATTTGCGCCACCAGAAGATGAAGTGTTAGTGGATAATGGAGAAGAGGAAGagtattaa